In one window of Pseudoalteromonas espejiana DSM 9414 DNA:
- the sbcB gene encoding exodeoxyribonuclease I, whose product MAYQEQNQATIYWHDYETWGASPQKDKPSQFAGIRTDLDLNIIGEPLIEYCKPQADYLPHPEACLITGITPQVAMKKGLVEADFIAKIHAEFSAPNTCVAGYNSIRFDDEVSRYSFYRNFYDPYEREYKNNNSRWDIIDLVRACYALRPEGIEWPLKEDGSPSFKLEHLTVANGIEHAAAHDALSDVTATIALAKLIKEKQPKLYNFFFGLRNKKALGDLVDVFNMTPLVHTSSRIPATQGCTTWVAPMSFHPVNKNAVICFDLTQSPQVLLDLNVEELRKRLYTKRVDLAEGDLPVGLKLVHLNKCPILAPAKTLLPENAARLGIDREQCLANLAILKANTELRDKVTEVFNEKGDYSATTNVDYLLYDGFTSHADKAKFAIIRDAKPDELAGLNLDFEDKKFNTLLFRYRARNWPETLNQQELDQWRQYCQNKLMHGEDQPSISAQDFMITLENLAHEHDDSEKNLTILKALYNYAQSM is encoded by the coding sequence ATGGCATATCAAGAGCAAAATCAAGCAACTATTTACTGGCACGACTACGAGACCTGGGGGGCGAGCCCTCAAAAGGATAAGCCGAGCCAATTTGCAGGTATTCGTACCGATCTTGATTTAAATATAATTGGCGAGCCGCTTATTGAATATTGTAAGCCGCAGGCGGATTACTTACCTCACCCTGAGGCATGTTTAATTACGGGTATAACTCCACAAGTGGCGATGAAAAAAGGCTTAGTTGAAGCTGACTTTATAGCAAAAATTCATGCCGAATTTAGTGCGCCAAACACCTGTGTGGCTGGTTATAACAGTATTCGCTTTGACGACGAAGTAAGTCGCTATAGCTTTTACCGTAACTTTTACGACCCATACGAGCGTGAATATAAAAACAATAATAGCCGCTGGGATATTATTGATTTAGTACGCGCTTGCTATGCACTTCGCCCTGAAGGCATTGAATGGCCGTTAAAAGAAGACGGTAGCCCAAGCTTTAAGCTTGAGCATTTAACAGTAGCTAATGGCATTGAACACGCTGCTGCGCACGATGCGCTAAGCGATGTAACCGCCACAATTGCACTGGCTAAACTAATAAAAGAAAAACAGCCAAAGCTTTATAACTTCTTTTTTGGGCTCCGCAATAAAAAAGCGCTCGGTGATTTAGTTGATGTATTTAACATGACGCCGCTTGTACATACTTCATCGCGTATTCCTGCAACGCAGGGTTGTACTACGTGGGTTGCGCCTATGAGCTTTCATCCGGTAAATAAAAACGCGGTTATTTGTTTTGATTTAACCCAAAGCCCGCAAGTGTTACTGGATTTAAACGTAGAAGAGCTACGTAAACGTTTATACACCAAACGCGTTGATTTAGCCGAGGGCGATTTACCTGTTGGTTTAAAGCTGGTGCATTTAAACAAGTGCCCTATTTTAGCGCCTGCTAAAACTTTATTACCAGAAAACGCAGCCCGTTTAGGAATTGACCGTGAGCAATGCCTTGCGAATTTAGCTATTTTAAAAGCCAATACCGAGCTTCGCGATAAAGTAACTGAAGTATTTAACGAAAAAGGCGATTACAGCGCGACTACTAACGTTGATTACTTACTTTACGATGGTTTTACAAGCCACGCCGACAAAGCAAAATTTGCGATTATACGTGATGCTAAACCAGATGAGTTAGCGGGCTTAAATTTAGATTTTGAAGATAAAAAGTTTAATACATTACTCTTTAGATACCGTGCACGAAACTGGCCTGAAACACTAAACCAGCAAGAACTTGATCAATGGCGCCAGTATTGCCAAAACAAGCTAATGCACGGGGAAGATCAACCCTCAATTAGCGCACAAGATTTTATGATCACCCTTGAAAACTTGGCCCATGAGCACGACGACAGCGAAAAGAACCTGACCATTTTAAAGGCGCTTTATAACTACGCACAGAGCATGTAA
- a CDS encoding NAD(P)-dependent oxidoreductase, translating to MSINVSFIGLGVMGYPMAGHLAKAGYSVCVYNRTQAKAQKWAEEFSGRFAPTPREAASNADIVFMCVGNDDDLRSVVYGDDGVLAGMLPHTILVDHTTTSAEVAREVAAKAALQNIDFIDAPVSGGQAGAENGVLTVMAGGNEAVFAKAQPVMAAFSRFSQLLGEVGSGQLCKMVNQICIAGVVQGLGEGLHFAKQAGLDGEKVIETISKGAAGSWQMENRYKTMWAGEYEFGFAVDWMRKDLGIALDEAKNNGATLPMTATVDQYYADVQALGGGRYDTSSLLARIEALHKK from the coding sequence ATGTCAATCAATGTTTCATTTATAGGTTTAGGCGTAATGGGTTATCCAATGGCTGGGCACTTGGCAAAAGCCGGCTACAGCGTATGCGTATATAACCGTACTCAGGCAAAAGCTCAAAAATGGGCTGAAGAATTTAGCGGGCGCTTTGCACCTACTCCACGTGAGGCTGCCAGCAACGCAGATATCGTTTTTATGTGTGTTGGTAACGATGACGATTTACGCTCGGTAGTATACGGTGATGATGGTGTTTTAGCGGGCATGCTGCCACACACAATATTAGTTGATCATACAACAACTTCTGCTGAGGTAGCCCGCGAAGTAGCAGCAAAGGCAGCTCTGCAAAATATCGACTTTATAGATGCGCCAGTATCTGGCGGCCAAGCTGGCGCCGAAAATGGTGTTTTAACGGTAATGGCCGGTGGCAATGAAGCTGTATTTGCAAAAGCACAGCCTGTAATGGCGGCATTTAGCCGTTTTAGCCAGTTGCTAGGCGAAGTTGGTTCTGGCCAATTATGTAAAATGGTTAATCAAATTTGTATAGCAGGTGTTGTGCAAGGCTTAGGAGAAGGTCTACATTTTGCAAAGCAAGCAGGCCTTGATGGCGAAAAAGTAATTGAAACCATTTCAAAAGGTGCAGCTGGCTCGTGGCAAATGGAAAACCGCTACAAAACAATGTGGGCAGGTGAATACGAGTTTGGCTTTGCGGTAGATTGGATGCGTAAAGATTTAGGTATTGCGCTTGATGAAGCTAAAAACAACGGCGCTACTTTACCGATGACTGCAACGGTCGATCAATACTACGCCGATGTACAAGCCCTTGGCGGCGGCCGATACGATACCTCAAGCTTACTTGCACGAATAGAAGCGCTGCATAAAAAATAA
- a CDS encoding glutathione peroxidase: MDSIYQFSAPLYNSESFALSQLKGKTILIVNTASKCNFSMQLTALEKLYQEYKNRGFTILAFPCHQFGQNEPLDNLAIKDFYQAQFNVSFEVFGKVMVNGPEAHPLFNYLKAHTRGISQNRAVKWNFTKFLINSDGQLVARYAPRTKPETLKQVIEANLQSSPQKSSYRSTKLTPNFNALKGA, from the coding sequence ATGGATAGTATTTATCAATTTAGTGCGCCACTGTACAACAGCGAAAGCTTTGCGCTTAGCCAGCTAAAAGGCAAAACCATACTTATTGTTAATACAGCAAGTAAATGTAATTTTTCAATGCAATTAACAGCCCTTGAAAAACTCTACCAAGAATATAAAAACCGTGGATTCACTATTTTAGCGTTTCCGTGCCATCAGTTTGGGCAAAACGAGCCTCTTGATAATTTAGCTATTAAAGACTTTTATCAAGCGCAGTTTAATGTCTCGTTTGAAGTATTTGGTAAGGTAATGGTAAACGGCCCTGAAGCACACCCGCTTTTTAATTATTTAAAAGCGCACACACGGGGTATTTCGCAAAACCGCGCCGTAAAGTGGAACTTCACTAAATTTTTGATTAATAGTGATGGGCAGCTAGTAGCACGTTACGCACCACGCACCAAGCCCGAAACGCTCAAACAAGTAATAGAGGCAAATTTACAAAGCTCGCCACAAAAAAGTAGCTATAGAAGCACTAAGTTAACCCCTAACTTTAATGCATTAAAAGGCGCTTAG
- a CDS encoding 2-hydroxyacid dehydrogenase: protein MNIAFFSTQKYEQPFFEYCIKNNPSIRINYFEQTLNEQTALLAKGFEAVCVFVNDTVNAVVIEQLAELGVNTILLRCAGFNNVDLIAAKAHNIKVLRVPAYSPEAVAEHCIALMLTLSRKTHKAYNRVREDNFDLNGLLGFNLHSKTVGIIGCGKIGLALCNILNGFGANVLVCDPYAQPGNYIITDLDSLLTQSDIISLHCPLNEQTHHLINDDAFNKMKPGVMLINTSRGALLNSKACINALKTKKLGYLGLDVYEQESELFFKNHSDEINQDDIFSRLVSFKNVLVTGHQGFFTQEALTEIANTTIQNALEINQGKLLTNEVL, encoded by the coding sequence ATGAACATTGCTTTTTTTAGTACTCAAAAATACGAACAACCATTTTTTGAATACTGTATTAAAAACAATCCAAGCATACGTATAAATTATTTTGAGCAAACACTTAACGAGCAAACCGCCCTATTAGCAAAAGGCTTTGAAGCCGTATGCGTATTTGTAAACGATACTGTGAATGCAGTCGTAATAGAGCAATTAGCAGAGCTTGGTGTGAACACTATTTTACTGCGCTGTGCGGGGTTTAATAACGTTGATTTAATTGCAGCTAAAGCACACAACATTAAAGTACTGCGCGTGCCTGCATACAGCCCTGAAGCGGTAGCAGAGCACTGTATTGCACTTATGCTTACGCTAAGTCGTAAAACACACAAGGCCTATAACCGTGTACGCGAAGACAACTTTGATTTAAACGGTTTATTAGGCTTTAACCTGCACAGCAAAACGGTTGGAATTATAGGTTGCGGTAAAATTGGTCTTGCGCTTTGTAATATACTAAATGGCTTTGGTGCCAACGTTTTAGTGTGCGACCCTTATGCGCAACCTGGTAATTACATCATTACCGATTTAGACTCGCTGCTAACTCAAAGCGATATAATTTCACTTCACTGCCCATTGAACGAGCAAACACACCATTTAATAAATGATGACGCATTCAATAAAATGAAACCCGGCGTTATGCTTATTAATACCTCGCGTGGCGCGCTATTAAATAGTAAAGCGTGTATTAACGCACTTAAAACTAAAAAACTGGGGTATTTAGGGCTCGACGTGTACGAGCAAGAATCAGAGCTGTTTTTTAAAAATCACAGCGACGAAATAAATCAAGACGATATATTTTCGCGCTTAGTGAGCTTTAAAAATGTATTAGTCACTGGCCATCAAGGATTTTTTACCCAAGAAGCACTTACCGAGATTGCTAATACAACCATACAAAATGCGCTGGAAATAAACCAAGGTAAACTTCTAACTAATGAGGTTTTATAA